A window of Campylobacter cuniculorum DSM 23162 = LMG 24588 contains these coding sequences:
- a CDS encoding polysaccharide deacetylase family protein, with protein MAKEILVGYGVDIDAVAGWLGSYGGEDSPDDISRGLFAGEVGIPRLLKLFKKYNIPATWFAPGHSIETFPEQMKMIVDAGHEIGAHGYSHENPIAMSEKQEEDVLLKSIELIEKISGKKPTGYVAPWWEFSNVTNELLLKHGFKYDHSLMHNDFSPYYVRVGDQWTKIDYSAEAKTWMKPLIRGQETDLVEIPANWYLDDLPPMMFIKKSPNSFGFVSPRDIGQMWIDQFDWVYRECDYAIFPMTIHPDVSARPQVLLMHERIIEHINQHSGVKWVNLNDMADDFLKRSPRKK; from the coding sequence ATGGCAAAAGAAATTTTAGTGGGTTATGGCGTGGATATTGATGCTGTGGCAGGTTGGCTTGGAAGTTATGGCGGAGAGGATTCTCCTGATGATATTTCAAGAGGGCTTTTTGCAGGAGAAGTTGGAATTCCTAGACTCTTAAAACTTTTTAAAAAATATAATATCCCAGCAACTTGGTTTGCACCCGGACATTCCATTGAAACCTTTCCTGAACAAATGAAAATGATTGTCGATGCAGGACATGAAATAGGAGCACATGGATATTCTCATGAAAATCCTATTGCAATGAGTGAAAAACAAGAAGAAGATGTTTTGCTTAAAAGTATAGAATTGATTGAAAAAATTAGCGGTAAAAAGCCTACAGGTTATGTTGCTCCTTGGTGGGAATTTTCTAATGTAACAAATGAATTATTACTCAAACATGGCTTTAAATATGACCATTCTTTAATGCATAATGATTTTAGTCCTTATTATGTGCGTGTGGGCGATCAATGGACAAAGATTGATTATAGTGCAGAGGCAAAAACTTGGATGAAGCCTTTAATTAGAGGACAAGAAACGGATTTGGTTGAAATTCCTGCAAATTGGTATTTAGATGATTTACCACCGATGATGTTTATCAAAAAATCTCCAAACAGCTTTGGCTTTGTTTCGCCTAGAGATATAGGACAAATGTGGATTGATCAATTTGATTGGGTTTATAGGGAGTGTGATTATGCAATCTTTCCTATGACTATACATCCTGATGTGAGTGCACGTCCGCAGGTGTTGCTAATGCATGAGAGAATCATTGAACATATCAATCAGCACAGCGGAGTCAAATGGGTTAATTTAAATGATATGGCAGATGATTTCTTAAAAAGAAGTCCAAGAAAAAAATGA
- a CDS encoding carbon-nitrogen hydrolase family protein, with the protein MSRKVKLCLVQFAPLSYEREKNLAKALDLASKAVDEGAKIIALPELFDSGYCVEDRDKEFGIDFSNLNHPTLQALFDFAKKHDIIFIACSIEKQDDKLFDTAYIISKQGLAGKYSKIYLWGDEKKRFNFGEKYPVFELEIQKDLYVKIGLQICYEIGFGEGARFLALNGAELLFYPSAFGKARTYVWDLASRARALENGVFVLAINRSKEEFSQLSKQNLYFAGRSRIINPKGEILKELIEDEGYILEEIDLDEVKNQRETLPYLKDLNLDLNQKILKKLTLLN; encoded by the coding sequence ATGTCAAGGAAGGTTAAACTTTGTCTTGTGCAGTTTGCACCCCTTTCTTATGAAAGAGAAAAAAATTTAGCTAAGGCTTTGGATTTGGCTTCTAAGGCTGTTGATGAGGGAGCAAAAATCATAGCTTTGCCTGAACTTTTTGATAGCGGGTATTGTGTTGAGGATAGAGATAAAGAATTTGGCATTGATTTTTCAAATCTCAACCACCCTACACTCCAAGCCTTGTTTGATTTTGCAAAAAAGCACGATATTATTTTCATAGCTTGCAGTATAGAAAAGCAAGATGATAAACTTTTTGATACAGCTTACATAATCTCAAAACAAGGTTTAGCAGGAAAATATAGCAAAATTTATCTTTGGGGCGATGAAAAAAAGAGATTTAATTTTGGTGAAAAATATCCTGTTTTTGAGCTTGAAATTCAAAAAGATTTGTATGTTAAAATCGGGCTTCAGATTTGTTATGAGATTGGTTTTGGTGAGGGGGCGAGGTTTTTAGCGTTAAATGGTGCTGAACTTTTGTTTTATCCGAGTGCTTTTGGAAAGGCTAGAACTTATGTTTGGGATTTAGCAAGTCGGGCAAGGGCTTTAGAAAATGGTGTTTTTGTTTTGGCTATCAATCGCTCTAAAGAAGAATTTTCTCAACTAAGCAAACAAAATTTATATTTTGCAGGCAGATCAAGAATCATCAATCCCAAAGGAGAAATTCTTAAAGAACTCATAGAAGATGAGGGATACATTTTAGAAGAAATTGACTTAGATGAAGTTAAGAATCAAAGAGAAACTTTACCTTATCTTAAAGATTTAAATTTAGATTTAAATCAAAAAATTTTAAAAAAACTAACATTACTAAATTAA
- the radA gene encoding DNA repair protein RadA has product MAKNKTLFECEACGNQQSKWLGKCPECGAWDSFIELKSQQVKVLKEIANLSLKASEAVCIEDVKLENFSRLDTGDEELNLVLGGGLVEGSLVLIGGSPGVGKSTLLLKIASNLAKKAKKVLYVSGEESKTQIKLRADRLEANTPDLFLLTELCLENILEELYKKDYAVLIIDSIQTLYSNKLTSAAGSISQVRELTFELMKVSKTQNISTFIIGHITKEGSIAGPRVLEHMVDVVLYFEGDATKEIRLLRGFKNRFGGVSEVGIFEMTPKGLISAKNLANRFFTRGKASAGSALGVVMEGSRALVLEIQALVCESSYPKRSATGYEKNRLDMLLALLERKLEISLGHYDVFINVSGGVKINETAADLAVVAAIISSFKNRPLSKDSVFIGELSLNGEIRDVFNLDTRLKEAKMQKFKNAIVPSKPLEDLQMRCFVAKELSQVLEWM; this is encoded by the coding sequence ATGGCAAAAAATAAGACTTTATTTGAATGTGAAGCTTGTGGCAATCAGCAAAGCAAATGGTTAGGAAAATGTCCTGAATGCGGTGCTTGGGATAGTTTTATAGAGCTTAAAAGTCAGCAGGTTAAAGTTTTAAAAGAGATTGCAAATTTAAGCTTAAAAGCAAGTGAAGCTGTGTGCATTGAAGATGTAAAATTAGAGAATTTTTCACGATTAGATACCGGTGATGAGGAGCTTAATCTCGTTTTAGGAGGAGGTTTGGTTGAAGGTTCTTTGGTTTTAATAGGAGGAAGTCCGGGTGTTGGAAAATCAACTCTTTTATTAAAAATTGCTTCTAATTTGGCTAAAAAAGCTAAAAAAGTGCTTTATGTAAGCGGAGAAGAGAGCAAAACTCAAATCAAATTAAGAGCAGATAGACTTGAAGCTAATACCCCTGATTTATTTTTACTCACAGAGCTTTGCTTAGAAAATATACTTGAAGAACTTTACAAAAAAGATTATGCAGTTTTGATTATAGATTCCATTCAAACTCTTTATTCAAATAAACTCACTTCAGCAGCGGGAAGCATTTCTCAAGTCAGAGAATTAACCTTTGAATTGATGAAAGTGAGCAAAACTCAAAATATCAGCACTTTTATCATAGGGCATATCACAAAAGAAGGTTCAATCGCAGGTCCTAGAGTGCTTGAACATATGGTTGATGTGGTGCTTTATTTTGAAGGGGATGCGACAAAAGAAATTCGACTTTTAAGAGGATTTAAAAATCGTTTTGGAGGGGTGAGTGAGGTTGGAATTTTTGAAATGACTCCAAAGGGTTTAATCAGTGCAAAGAATTTAGCAAATCGTTTTTTTACAAGGGGCAAAGCAAGTGCTGGAAGTGCTTTGGGGGTTGTGATGGAGGGCTCTCGTGCTTTGGTTTTAGAAATTCAAGCCTTAGTTTGTGAAAGCTCTTATCCTAAACGTAGTGCCACAGGTTACGAAAAAAACCGACTCGATATGCTTTTAGCCTTACTTGAACGCAAACTTGAAATTTCGCTTGGGCATTATGATGTATTTATCAATGTCAGTGGTGGAGTTAAGATTAATGAAACTGCGGCGGATTTGGCTGTGGTGGCTGCTATCATTTCAAGCTTTAAAAATCGCCCCTTAAGTAAGGATAGTGTTTTTATAGGGGAATTAAGTTTAAATGGGGAAATTCGCGATGTTTTTAATTTAGATACACGTTTAAAAGAAGCTAAGATGCAAAAATTTAAAAATGCTATCGTCCCTTCAAAACCTCTAGAGGATTTACAAATGAGATGTTTTGTAGCTAAAGAATTGAGTCAGGTTTTAGAATGGATGTAG
- the kpsS gene encoding capsule polysaccharide modification protein KpsS: MNLNQKIKEEFSGKNVVLLQGPVGNFFACLAKIFKKNHTKVSKINFNGGDFFFYPLGHRCRVSRQNLDNFYEDFFQKKSIEAIIMYNDCRFIHKSAIKIATKLGIEIWIFEEGYLRPYCITFEKNGVNANSKIPRDKSFFLSLNFCKNSTNIKVIPGGFKFMAFNAFLYWFFAFIFAPFFNNKLHHRSLNPLEMFFWFRALFRKYLYKISEKKLNEKIYSLKKKYFLAILQVHNDTQLSNHYKKSIEDFIEETILSFANHARAKSYLVFKHHPMDRGYRNYSALIEKLSQKYYVEGRILYVHDTYLPTLLRNALGCITINSTVGLSAVLEGCATKVCGEAFYDFEGLTYQRKLRFFWTEAHSYKPNLTLIKNYKEYLLQNNQINGNFYKNSFLNENKD; encoded by the coding sequence ATGAATTTAAATCAAAAAATCAAAGAGGAATTTAGCGGTAAAAATGTTGTGCTTTTGCAAGGTCCTGTTGGAAATTTCTTCGCTTGTTTGGCAAAAATTTTTAAAAAAAATCATACAAAAGTGAGTAAAATTAATTTCAATGGCGGGGATTTTTTTTTCTATCCCTTGGGACATCGTTGTAGGGTTTCAAGACAAAATTTAGACAATTTTTACGAGGATTTTTTCCAAAAAAAAAGTATTGAAGCGATAATTATGTATAATGATTGTCGTTTTATCCATAAAAGTGCGATTAAAATCGCTACAAAACTCGGTATAGAAATTTGGATTTTTGAGGAGGGGTATTTAAGACCTTATTGCATTACTTTTGAAAAAAATGGAGTGAATGCAAACTCGAAAATTCCACGCGATAAATCCTTTTTTTTATCTTTAAATTTTTGCAAAAATTCCACGAACATTAAAGTCATACCCGGAGGCTTTAAATTTATGGCTTTTAATGCCTTTTTGTATTGGTTTTTTGCTTTCATTTTTGCCCCTTTTTTCAATAACAAACTCCATCATCGCTCTTTAAATCCTTTAGAAATGTTTTTTTGGTTTAGGGCGTTATTTAGAAAATATTTATATAAAATAAGCGAAAAAAAACTGAATGAAAAAATTTATAGCCTTAAGAAAAAATATTTTTTAGCCATCTTGCAAGTGCATAACGATACACAGCTTTCAAATCATTATAAAAAAAGCATAGAAGATTTTATCGAAGAAACCATACTTTCTTTTGCTAATCACGCAAGAGCAAAGTCTTATCTTGTTTTTAAACATCATCCTATGGATAGAGGGTATAGAAATTATAGTGCTTTGATTGAAAAATTAAGTCAGAAGTATTATGTTGAGGGACGCATTTTATATGTGCATGATACATATTTGCCGACTTTGCTTAGAAATGCTTTAGGTTGCATTACTATAAATTCCACCGTTGGACTTAGTGCTGTGCTTGAGGGCTGTGCGACTAAGGTTTGTGGCGAGGCTTTTTATGATTTTGAGGGCTTAACTTACCAAAGAAAGCTTAGATTTTTTTGGACTGAAGCTCACTCTTATAAACCGAATTTAACTTTGATTAAAAATTATAAAGAATACCTTTTGCAAAACAATCAAATCAATGGTAATTTTTATAAAAATTCGTTTTTAAATGAAAATAAAGACTGA
- a CDS encoding cytochrome P450, whose protein sequence is MSQCPFHPKPYKNKASTLLTFLLKRRSWLDGLYERSYEMQTGYVKMPNFDLYVINDPKEVKRIMVDEVREFPKSAFLHELLKPLLGESIFTTNGEIWSKQRELLRPSFEMTRISKVFNLMSEAVKDMMKRFEKYPNDSIIEVDEMMTFVTADVIFRTIMSSKLDEQKGKKILHAFVNFQEQSVHTAMRKMFRFPKWFSYILGDRKRLKSGEIIREILSDIIKPRYNAVSEGKNLGNEDILESLLLVVDAKTNQRFSFEEILDQVAMLFLAGHETTASSLTWTLYLLSLYPQEQEKAYEEVRQILNGEEIQISHLRQFKFLTNVFKESLRLYPPVGFFAREAKKDTKIRDKNIKKGSGVVVAPWLIHRHKHFWDNPNDFNPSRFDKEYRKDAYLPFGMGERICIGQGFAMQEAILILASILKIYKLELESGFVPDVVGRLTIRSANGMNIKFSKR, encoded by the coding sequence ATGAGTCAATGCCCTTTTCACCCTAAACCCTATAAAAACAAAGCTTCAACTTTACTGACTTTTCTACTCAAACGTCGTTCTTGGCTCGATGGCTTATATGAAAGAAGTTATGAGATGCAAACAGGTTATGTTAAGATGCCAAATTTTGACCTTTATGTGATAAATGACCCCAAAGAAGTTAAAAGAATTATGGTTGATGAGGTAAGAGAATTCCCTAAAAGTGCGTTTTTACACGAACTTTTAAAACCCTTGCTGGGAGAAAGCATTTTTACAACAAATGGAGAAATTTGGAGCAAACAAAGGGAGCTTTTAAGACCTTCTTTTGAAATGACGCGTATTTCTAAGGTTTTTAATCTTATGAGCGAAGCGGTTAAAGATATGATGAAACGTTTTGAAAAATATCCAAATGATTCTATTATAGAAGTTGATGAAATGATGACTTTTGTTACTGCTGATGTGATTTTTAGGACGATTATGTCTTCAAAACTCGATGAACAAAAAGGCAAAAAAATTCTTCACGCCTTTGTGAATTTTCAAGAACAAAGTGTGCATACCGCAATGCGAAAAATGTTTCGCTTTCCAAAATGGTTTTCTTATATCTTAGGAGATAGAAAAAGGCTTAAATCAGGCGAGATAATTAGAGAAATTTTAAGTGATATTATCAAACCCCGCTACAATGCAGTCAGTGAAGGTAAAAATTTAGGCAATGAAGACATTTTAGAATCTTTACTCCTCGTCGTTGATGCAAAGACAAATCAAAGATTTAGTTTTGAAGAAATTTTAGATCAAGTGGCTATGCTTTTTTTAGCAGGACACGAAACCACAGCAAGTTCTTTGACTTGGACTCTTTATCTTTTAAGTTTGTATCCGCAAGAGCAAGAAAAAGCTTATGAGGAAGTGAGACAAATTTTAAATGGAGAAGAAATTCAAATTTCACATTTAAGGCAGTTTAAATTTCTGACTAATGTTTTTAAAGAATCTCTAAGACTTTATCCACCGGTGGGATTTTTTGCAAGAGAAGCAAAAAAAGATACAAAAATTCGCGATAAAAACATAAAAAAGGGTTCGGGAGTCGTTGTTGCACCTTGGCTCATTCATCGTCATAAGCATTTTTGGGACAATCCAAATGACTTTAATCCTTCTCGTTTTGATAAAGAATACAGAAAAGATGCTTATTTGCCTTTTGGAATGGGAGAAAGAATCTGCATAGGACAAGGCTTTGCAATGCAAGAGGCGATTTTAATCCTTGCAAGCATTTTAAAAATTTACAAACTTGAGCTTGAAAGCGGTTTTGTCCCTGATGTTGTAGGGAGATTGACCATACGTTCGGCAAATGGTATGAACATTAAATTCAGTAAAAGATAA
- the putP gene encoding sodium/proline symporter PutP: protein MQTITISKEIAIMFIAYSALMLFIGFYFYKKNKSSEDYFLGGRSLGPVVSALSAGASDMSSWLLMGLPGALYVNGFIDSYIAIGLTVGATLNWVFVAKRLRVYTSVIANSITIPDYFETRFDDDKHILRIVCAIVVLVFFTFYVSSGLVGGAKLFESAFGIDYSYALTTGTLIIVIYTFFGGYKAVCWTDMIQGLLMLGALVVVPLVMLYHLGGFEEAMEIAKQVKPNVLSMGEGIGFLSIVSALAWGLGYFGQPHILVRFMSIRSIKHIPQATFIGIAWMSICLICACFIGVLGIAYVNQFNLSLQDPEKIFIVMSQLLFNPWIAGILLSAVLAAIMSTASSQLLVSSSALAEDFYKRIFNKEASSELVMKLGRMGVLIVAVIAFLISTDKESSVLKIVAYAWAGFGASFGSVMIFSLFWSQMTRMAAILGMITGAVVVVLWDKFFKQFLDIYEIIPGFLAASLVIIIVSLLTKVRPGTKAAYEKMLKNL from the coding sequence ATGCAAACCATTACTATCAGTAAAGAAATAGCAATTATGTTTATTGCTTATTCAGCTTTGATGCTTTTTATAGGTTTTTATTTTTATAAGAAAAATAAAAGTTCAGAAGATTATTTTTTAGGCGGACGCTCTTTAGGTCCTGTGGTTTCAGCCTTGAGTGCAGGAGCTTCGGATATGAGCAGTTGGCTTTTAATGGGTTTGCCCGGAGCCCTTTATGTCAATGGTTTCATAGATAGTTATATCGCTATAGGTTTAACCGTAGGAGCGACTTTAAATTGGGTTTTTGTGGCTAAAAGACTTAGGGTTTATACAAGTGTGATTGCTAATTCGATTACAATACCGGATTATTTTGAAACAAGATTTGATGATGATAAGCATATTTTAAGAATTGTATGTGCGATTGTGGTCTTAGTTTTCTTCACTTTTTATGTTTCATCGGGGCTTGTTGGAGGAGCAAAACTCTTTGAGAGTGCTTTTGGGATTGATTATTCTTATGCCTTGACAACGGGGACCTTAATCATTGTGATTTATACTTTTTTTGGAGGATATAAAGCAGTTTGTTGGACGGATATGATTCAGGGGCTTTTGATGCTAGGAGCTTTAGTTGTTGTTCCTTTGGTGATGCTTTATCATTTGGGTGGTTTTGAAGAAGCTATGGAAATTGCAAAGCAAGTCAAGCCTAATGTTTTATCAATGGGTGAAGGGATAGGGTTTTTAAGCATAGTATCAGCTTTGGCTTGGGGGCTCGGATATTTTGGACAGCCTCATATTTTAGTCCGTTTTATGTCCATTCGTTCGATAAAACATATTCCGCAAGCGACTTTTATAGGCATTGCTTGGATGAGTATATGCTTGATTTGTGCTTGTTTTATAGGAGTTTTAGGCATTGCTTATGTCAATCAATTCAATTTAAGCTTACAAGATCCTGAAAAAATCTTTATCGTTATGTCTCAATTGCTTTTTAATCCTTGGATAGCAGGAATTTTGCTCAGTGCGGTTTTAGCGGCGATTATGAGTACAGCAAGTTCTCAACTCCTTGTTTCAAGCTCGGCTTTAGCTGAAGATTTTTATAAAAGAATTTTCAATAAAGAAGCCTCGAGTGAGCTTGTTATGAAACTTGGAAGAATGGGCGTTTTAATCGTTGCAGTGATTGCTTTTTTAATTTCTACAGACAAAGAATCAAGTGTTTTGAAAATCGTTGCTTATGCTTGGGCGGGTTTTGGAGCAAGTTTTGGTTCGGTTATGATTTTTTCTCTTTTTTGGAGTCAAATGACAAGAATGGCTGCGATTTTAGGAATGATTACAGGAGCTGTCGTGGTGGTCTTATGGGATAAATTTTTTAAGCAATTTTTAGACATTTATGAAATCATTCCGGGCTTTTTAGCTGCCTCTTTGGTTATAATCATCGTAAGTTTGCTCACTAAGGTGCGTCCGGGGACAAAAGCTGCTTATGAAAAAATGCTTAAGAATCTTTAA
- a CDS encoding proline dehydrogenase family protein: MIQKALNLAQELQQKIQNNISTQEKNFHAKMQKLLLNPKNKIMLIELLDRSFRCKDKKASFDLISYTLYRYGIADFFTNFEKFLLWNFLTFGKIAPHLSVPFFISHLRKDTQNMVLDLDSIQTHILQRTQQNITLNVNLIGEEVLGEKEADFRMQKYKEALKSTYITYISIKITTIFSQINIIDFEYSKNELVKRLDLLYALALEEQKKQGVEKFINLDMEEFKDLELTVEAFMESVNKFDIKAGIVLQAYIPDSYQYLQKLFAFSKERVLQGKKPLKIRFVKGANMENELSISSLKSWELAPFNQKIHTDSHYKKMLEFILENENFKFINIGIASHNIFEIAYAYTRIKEAGALEFFTFEMLEGMSEQCSLELSHLAKLILYAPVCDAKHFNNAIAYLVRRLDENTSEDNFMRYFFNLKYDDKNYNAQKKLFLKSIEGIKTLNTNTHRKQNRNEKQKVLSSYESKKFINESDTDFILPQNRIWAKNIRAKYQNLEPLELCPVAGNLEFQKQNLELLELKDKIEQKLIAKVYLAGKNEIQQALDLAKNSKFSEKSHDEIYEIFSKISALIRERRGDLIGIGALEVGKTFLELDSEVSEAIDFVEFYPHSLEKLKMENPKTNFLPKGIAVTIAPWNFPIGISAGTIAAPLAAGNIVIYKPSSLSILTGYRLCECFWDAGIPKDALIFLPARGRDISQYCLNDESVKFSILTGGEETAYEMLKANPTLVLSAETGGKNATIVSKFADKESAIKNIVHSAFSNSGQKCSATSLLILEDELYDDEEFKRSLVDATASLNIGSPFEFKNKLAALANKPDEKILKALNELKPYEEWALKPKFLREYLMTPGIKYGTKKGDFTHMNELFCPILSVMRAKNLEEAIDLANSTGYGLTAGFESLDEREWEFFTQKIEAGNLYINKPTTGAIVLRQPFGGIKKSAIGFGRKVGIYNYITQFLDIKQQEADENLLENDFSRALQNIISQENTQDKELLNELVLMAKSYFYHLKNEFECERDYVCIRGEENLFSYTKVKNIAYRVCENDDLRDILAVILAANILNIELLVSFNQNSKIQTAKDLSHKIGFRAKFVAEDEAEFCQKLALYERIRYLALPNKEDKIYQEAAKNAKIIVRDKPLLNGRFELLFYHNEKSLSISYHRYGNLGIRGLKKE; encoded by the coding sequence ATGATACAAAAGGCTTTAAATTTAGCTCAAGAATTACAACAAAAAATTCAAAATAATATTTCAACTCAAGAAAAAAATTTTCACGCTAAAATGCAAAAACTTCTCTTAAATCCTAAAAATAAAATTATGCTGATAGAACTTCTTGATCGATCCTTTAGATGTAAGGATAAAAAAGCGAGTTTTGATTTGATTTCATATACGCTTTATCGGTATGGTATAGCGGATTTTTTTACAAATTTTGAGAAATTTTTACTTTGGAATTTTTTAACTTTTGGTAAGATTGCACCGCATTTGAGTGTGCCTTTTTTTATTTCTCATCTTAGAAAAGACACTCAAAATATGGTTTTAGATCTAGATTCTATCCAAACTCATATTTTACAAAGAACTCAACAAAACATCACTTTAAATGTCAATTTAATTGGCGAAGAGGTTTTGGGCGAAAAAGAAGCTGATTTTAGGATGCAAAAATACAAAGAAGCCTTAAAATCAACTTATATTACTTATATTTCTATCAAAATTACAACAATTTTTTCTCAAATTAATATCATTGATTTTGAGTATTCTAAAAATGAGCTTGTTAAGAGGCTTGATCTTTTATACGCTTTGGCTTTAGAGGAACAAAAAAAGCAAGGTGTAGAGAAATTTATCAATCTTGATATGGAGGAATTTAAGGATTTGGAGCTTACGGTTGAAGCTTTTATGGAAAGTGTGAATAAATTTGATATAAAAGCAGGAATTGTGCTTCAAGCTTATATACCCGATTCTTATCAATACTTGCAAAAACTTTTTGCTTTTTCCAAAGAAAGGGTTTTACAAGGAAAAAAACCGCTTAAAATTCGCTTTGTCAAAGGGGCAAATATGGAAAATGAGTTAAGCATTTCTTCTTTGAAATCTTGGGAACTCGCACCCTTTAATCAAAAAATTCACACCGATAGTCATTATAAAAAAATGCTTGAATTTATACTTGAAAATGAAAATTTTAAATTCATTAATATCGGCATAGCCAGCCACAATATCTTTGAAATTGCTTATGCTTATACGAGGATTAAAGAAGCGGGAGCTTTGGAATTTTTTACTTTTGAAATGCTAGAGGGTATGAGTGAGCAATGCTCTTTAGAACTTTCTCATCTTGCAAAACTCATTCTTTATGCTCCTGTTTGTGATGCAAAACATTTTAACAACGCCATAGCGTATTTAGTGAGACGACTTGATGAAAATACAAGCGAAGATAATTTTATGCGTTATTTTTTTAATCTTAAATACGATGATAAAAATTATAATGCTCAAAAAAAACTTTTTTTAAAATCCATTGAAGGGATTAAAACTCTTAATACAAACACACATCGTAAGCAAAATAGAAATGAAAAACAAAAGGTTTTAAGCTCTTATGAGAGTAAAAAATTTATCAATGAAAGCGATACTGATTTTATTTTGCCACAAAATAGAATTTGGGCAAAAAACATTCGTGCAAAATATCAAAATTTAGAACCCTTAGAACTTTGTCCTGTTGCAGGAAACTTAGAATTTCAAAAACAAAATTTAGAACTTTTAGAACTTAAAGATAAAATCGAGCAAAAACTTATAGCTAAGGTTTATTTAGCTGGTAAAAATGAAATTCAACAAGCTTTAGACCTTGCTAAAAATTCAAAATTTTCAGAAAAAAGCCACGATGAAATTTATGAAATTTTTTCAAAAATTTCTGCTTTAATCAGAGAAAGAAGAGGGGATTTGATAGGAATAGGAGCTTTAGAAGTTGGAAAAACTTTTCTTGAGCTTGATTCTGAAGTGAGCGAGGCAATTGATTTTGTGGAATTTTATCCACATTCTTTAGAAAAACTTAAAATGGAGAATCCCAAAACTAATTTCTTGCCCAAAGGCATAGCTGTAACCATAGCTCCTTGGAATTTTCCCATAGGAATTTCAGCAGGAACAATTGCTGCACCTTTAGCTGCAGGAAATATTGTGATTTATAAGCCCTCATCACTTTCAATCCTAACAGGCTATAGGCTTTGTGAATGTTTTTGGGATGCAGGAATTCCAAAAGATGCTTTGATCTTCTTACCTGCTAGGGGAAGGGATATTTCTCAATATTGTTTGAATGATGAGAGCGTAAAATTTTCAATTCTTACAGGAGGAGAAGAAACAGCTTATGAAATGTTAAAAGCTAATCCCACTTTAGTTTTAAGTGCAGAAACAGGAGGGAAAAATGCTACCATTGTTTCTAAATTTGCAGACAAAGAAAGTGCTATCAAAAATATAGTCCATTCTGCTTTTTCAAATTCTGGGCAAAAATGCTCGGCAACTTCTTTGCTGATTTTAGAAGATGAGCTTTATGATGATGAAGAATTTAAGAGGAGTTTAGTCGATGCTACAGCTTCTTTAAATATAGGAAGTCCTTTTGAATTTAAAAATAAACTTGCAGCCCTAGCAAATAAGCCCGATGAAAAAATCTTAAAGGCTTTAAATGAGTTAAAACCCTATGAAGAATGGGCTTTAAAACCTAAATTTTTAAGGGAATATTTAATGACTCCGGGCATTAAATACGGCACAAAAAAAGGTGATTTCACTCATATGAATGAGCTTTTTTGTCCGATTTTAAGCGTCATGAGAGCTAAGAATTTAGAAGAAGCAATTGATTTAGCAAATTCTACAGGATACGGACTTACAGCAGGTTTTGAAAGCTTAGATGAAAGAGAATGGGAATTTTTTACACAAAAAATTGAAGCAGGAAATCTTTATATCAATAAACCAACCACCGGTGCAATTGTATTGCGTCAGCCTTTTGGAGGAATCAAAAAATCTGCAATAGGTTTTGGCAGAAAGGTAGGAATTTATAATTATATCACGCAATTTTTGGATATTAAACAACAAGAAGCGGATGAAAATTTGCTTGAAAATGATTTTTCAAGAGCTTTGCAAAATATAATTTCACAAGAAAATACTCAAGATAAAGAGCTTTTAAATGAGCTTGTTTTAATGGCTAAATCCTATTTTTATCATCTTAAAAATGAATTTGAGTGCGAAAGAGATTATGTTTGCATACGCGGTGAGGAAAATCTTTTTTCTTATACCAAAGTTAAAAATATTGCTTATAGAGTGTGTGAAAATGACGACTTAAGAGATATTTTAGCTGTGATTTTGGCAGCAAATATCTTAAATATAGAACTTTTAGTAAGTTTTAATCAAAATTCTAAAATTCAAACCGCTAAAGATTTATCGCATAAAATAGGTTTTAGAGCAAAATTTGTCGCAGAAGATGAAGCGGAGTTTTGTCAAAAACTCGCTTTGTATGAAAGAATTCGTTATCTTGCTTTGCCAAATAAAGAAGATAAAATTTATCAAGAAGCAGCTAAAAATGCTAAAATCATCGTTAGAGATAAACCTTTGCTTAATGGACGCTTTGAACTTTTGTTTTATCACAATGAAAAATCTTTAAGCATTTCTTATCATCGTTACGGAAATTTAGGCATTCGCGGTTTAAAAAAGGAGTAA